In the genome of Lathyrus oleraceus cultivar Zhongwan6 chromosome 4, CAAS_Psat_ZW6_1.0, whole genome shotgun sequence, the window TAAGAATTATATCCTTAAATACACCAGCATTAAAATCCAATATTTGAGATTTTGGTATAAACAAATTAAGCCATGGGTGAGGAACATCCCACAATCCTTGTGACTTAAGCTTCAATTCTCCACTTCGGACTCTATTCAAGAACTCAACATATGAAACATTTTTTTCATAATGAAGTCCAGGAATATACCCTAGTCCTTGAACCATAACTTTAATTTCCTACATATAATCAAAATGTCAGATATTGTTactttttttaattaaaaaaattctaTATAATAACTAGAATTAATTAATATAGGTACCTTGTCCACTTTTTTCTCCGATTGATCATCATAATAATACTTAGCGAATTCAAGACAGTAGAGAATATTATGCTTATTTATTAAAGAAGCTATTCTTGAATGTTGAGATAAAGGAAAGAAAGAGGATCTCCAATTATTTATAGAACCTTTATGCATTAGCAACATCCCTTCCAAAAAATTCAATTTTACTCCATTCATTGAGATTAACCGTTCCTGATCTTTGGTAAAAGCTGAAAAGTCACTGTAAATGAGTCTCATCCATTTGACCTACATATAAAAAATACTTGCTATTTATGAATGTGCATTTCATGGATACTATTTTGACTAGAAAATGAAATTTATGATCCGCAACTACCAAGAAAAACATATAGTGGGAACATGAACATTATGGACAAAAAAAACATCATGTGGTGGAAAAAATATGACAACTAGATTTAGTGTACTGATTGTTGGAGAAAAAAACACTAGATGGCAAAGTTGTTGACAATTCTATATAATCGTACCATTGTGGGAGCTGGCTCAAGAGAAATTCTTGCTCTTGTTATAACTCCAAATTGTCCTAAACCTCCCAGAACAGCGTGATATAGCTCTGGATTCTTTTTATTAGAGCACGTTACAAAATCTCCTTTTCCTTGAATCAAACAAAAATACTCATTAGATAGATCACAAcaattatttattaaattaaatatttaaagtatatatatatatatatatatatatatatatatatatatatatatatatatatatatatatatatatatatatatatatattaataacCATATGTTCTTCAATATTAACACGAATTTGACTAAGTACTTAAGACTTGGATCACTATAAGTTTGTCAAGAATAAAAGACTTTGGATAGTGTGAACTGATGCTAAATTTCTAAGAAGTTGTagaaacattttcatcattacacAATGACTGTTCTTATTTAGAATTCACATGCCACACGTTAACTAAATACGCAcgttgttgttgtttttattattattattattattattattattattattattattattattattattattattattttggtaatataatattaattaaaaacGAGGTTTATAATATGAATTAAGAAAGttattaaaatttaattaataaagaaAAATAGAGTTAATGAAAATATGAATTAAGTAAATTATTTTGGTAATATAATAATGATTACCAAAATTATTTTACATGAATTAAGAAAATTATTTTGgtaatataataataattagaATTATTTTGGTAATATGATAATAATAGAAAATGAGGTTTATTATATGTTAATGAAAATATGAATTACGAAAATTATTTTGGTAATTTAATAATAATtaccaaaattattttatatgaattatgaaaattattttagtaatataataataatatgaAAATGAGGTTTATTATATGAATAAAGAAAATTATTGATTGTCATTTCCTTTTCCTATTTTATTTATATGAATTAAGAAAATTATTTTGgtaatataataataattagaAAACCATTTTACTATAGTAGAGATGATATAAAATTGAGTTAGTAGTGGTAGTGGATAGACTAGAGAAAGAATTAActtattaattaaataaaaaatgcaaagttaataaataataataatgttATCTATAATTTTGATGATAAAATAGTTTGATACCAGTAATGACATCCAATTCATGAACGTTGGTAATTTGAGGTCCATAACGAAATGTCTGGCCACTAATTCCAGCATTAGAAAGTGTTCCTCCCACCGTTAGGTAAAGATAATCAGTCCATGAAACAGGTGCAACTCCATGTAGGAGTGTCTCATACAAAACATCAATCCATACTTGTTCTCCTCCAACATCAACATAGTAACCAATCATAGGATCTTCAGAGACACTAATTGCTacctcttttctttcttttctgaaGCTAGCCATGTCAACTACAACTCCATCACCTGCCATGGCTTGTCCATTTGTGGAGTGACCTTGTCCTCTAGCTGCTATGCTGAAAGGAACGGTGCTATTGTATGAGATTTTTATTAGGGTTATTATGTCTTGTATTGAAGATGGATGAAACACTGCTACTGGAAATTCATGAACCATGTTGCCATAGTCATTGGAAGCATGTTGGATTGTTGCAGGGTCATTATGGAATTTGTTGGATATAGTATTATCAAACTGTTGTGGTAGCAGAATTTTGCATTGCTCGGTTTTGGTTATGGTTATGTGTAGGAGAATGGAATAGATGAAAAAAGTGTGGGTTTTCGCCATTTTTGTTGAGATAGAGAGAGCAAGATATATTGAAGATGGAGAATGCAAGGGCTATTAATAGAATGGAGGAGCTTGCATGAGAAGTTACCACCAGATAAAAAGTCTCAAATCCCTAGTACGATAAGAAAACAATATACCGTAGATAGTTGATGTGATTTTATTTATAAGAGgattttttaaatttttttttaaataattaatgtatATAGTCATTAATTcaatatttaataaattaaaaatacattttttttataaatgaTTTGAGGGAATACATTGTTAGTAATTCTTTTAGATATATGGTGTACTTTAGTCAAAGTATTACAATAATTTTAACTTATTGAAAATGAAGACCGAGCATTCTAAATTTTTTGAATTTATCATTTAATAGTTGAAAGTATAAATTCAAATTTAGAAAATATTAAAGTTAAATTTAAAAGTTTGTTGGAAATTGTCTAAGAATTAATTATCCAATATTTTTATCTCTAATGGCATTTTTTAAGATTAGGCATGACAATGGAGGTGGTGGGAACGATTTTGCCTTTTTCATATCAAAATTTCAATTCCGAATAAATAATTCATTCTCTGTCCTAAATTCAAACGGAGATAAATGAATAAATTCAAAATCAATCTCAAACAAATTTAAACATAAATTAATAAATCTAAAATCAATCTCAAATGGACTAGTATATTTCCATCCCGTCGCATCCCTACATCATAATCAATTTCTTAAATTGAAAATTCATTTTCAACAAACTGATAATTTGTCACGAACTCTAacaaatattaaaataataaactaataacatacatttcaaataataaaacacaaaataaaataTCAATTTACTTACAAATAATTAATATTACAAATTATCAAAATAAATATTCCAAATTATAAACCGGACAGATTTAGAGTGTGTATTAGTATCCAATTACCTGCCCTATATCCATCATTTAAAATCGAGAAAACCCAAATCCATACCCGAACCTagttaatatatatatatatatatatatatatatatatatatatatatatatatatatatatatatatatatatatatatatatatatatatatatatatatatatatatatatatatatatatatatatatatatatatatatatatatatatatatatatatatatatatatatatatatatatatcatattAAGTATTTCATATGTTCGCTGGAGGAGAGAGAAAATGAGAGAGCGGGAGGAGAGAGAAATTCAAAAATTAGGGTTGGGAAAGAAAAATTTGGGGGTTTCTAATCTTGGTGATGCAACAGGGGAGAATGTGAAAGAGGGAGATTGGATTCCGGTCAATCGAGGTAAGGGCGGATTCAAGTTCAAACGCTGGGATATTGTGAAGAAGGGTTTTGGGAGGAGGGGAGAAATCacttctttcttcttttcttcaaTCCCTGATTCATTCAATGCTAGAGATCTTCATGAAGTCTTCTCCAGGTTCGGCGAGGTCGACGAAGTTGTAATTCCGATGAAGAAAGATGTACGAGGGAAACGTTATGGTTTCGTGAGGTTTTTTAATGTAGTTGATTCAAGAAGGCTGGCGTGCAAGTTGGATAATATCTTTGTTGAGAATGTCAAACTGCAGGTCAATATACCTAGGTTCTCCAGGAACTCGAATTCAACTGTTTCTAATCGCAATCAGAATCGAGGTAGAAGGATTGGTTGGGAGGAGAAGTCGCGTGTTAGGGGAGGTGAACAGCGGAATGGATTTTCATCGCGATTTGTTGATTCTTTCGCTAAAGTGGTGACAGGAGGGAACAAGGAAGTGATAATGGCTGCGGTGGTGAGGAATAGTGAAGTGGGATCTAAGGAGTTGGTAGGAGGTACTGGGAAGGTGAATGAGGATGGACAGGCAGGCTGTTTTGAGGTGGCTGATGTTACTAAGAttgtgaagaaaattgatgcTGTGAAGATGATTGATGCTACTAAGGGAGTGATGCAATCTGATGCTGTGAAGGATTATGTTAGTAAATCGGCGGTAGCTTTGGAATTCAATACTGATTTGGCCAGGGATAATCCAAATATTCTAAAGGCGTATGTTGGATTGGTCAGAACGCCGGGGATGGCTTTTTCGATGCAGAAAATTTTTCAGTCTGAAGGTTATTTTGATTTTTCCATTAAACCGTTAGGGCCTAATCTGTGTATCTTCGAAGATGTGGAGGAGGGTGCGGTAGAGGTTTTTGTTGACGAAGGGCATAATTGGTGGAGCAAATGGTTTACGTCAATTGCTAGATGGAAACCAGGGCATGTGGATGAAGAACGATTGATGTGGGTTCGCTGTATAGGTATACCGTGTCATGTTTGGACGGATGATTTCTTTGGTGTCTTTGCGGGTTTATTTGGCTCGTTTGTTCGGGCTGATTGCAATACAGCTTCGCGGAAGGTGATGGATTCGGCGAGATTGCTGGTTCGAACTAGAAGCAGAAGGTGGGTTAATGATATGTATCAAGTGAAGATTAATGGTTTGGTTTTTGACATTAGTGTGGTGGAAGAGGTGGGAAGGGTTATTAGTGAATCTGTTGATAATTTTGCAATTAATTCTTCGAATGAGGAGTTGTCGGAGGATGATGATGAGTTAGGTGCTGAGGGTTTAGAGATTCATCATATGTTCGAGGAAGACGAATTGATTATGCGAGAAAATTTTGAATAGCCACTCGGACACAGACCTGCTGCTATTCAAGCAGAGCCTGTTGCGTTTGCTGGTGAAATTCGAGGGCAAAGACGGACTGTGTCACAGGATGGAGGGACATCGCTGGATGCGGTTGCGAAGAAGAGTGATAGTGCTGGAATACGAACAGGGACTGCTACGAATTCTGCTATGAATTCTGTTCAACTGGTTTCACAGGTTGGAGGGAAGTCGTTGGATACGGGGGCGGTGGATTGTAGTAGTCTTGGGTACTGTTGGAAGGATAATTCGGATGCGATAGTCAAAGAAACTGAGCAAATTGTTTCGTGTTCTTCAGAGACAGCTGGCTCTTGTGTGAGGGTGTCTAAAGGGAGAAGTAGGCTGGTGGTTGGAGCTGATGGTTCGGTGGGTGATACGGCAGATAATGAGAATGGCAAGTCTGTTTCGTATTCGGTAGATGTGGTAGCAGGTGGGAGGTTTGCTTCGGGGAGTTGTGAAGAAGTGGTACAGTGTGCGGATTTAGCACGGTCTGGTGGTCATATGTTGGACAGTGAGGCGACACTGTCTGGGACGGTTATGGGATTGAAATTTTTGGTTGGTGGGCAGAGGTTGGGGAATTCGAAGGATAGTAGGTTTGATAATGCTTTTTCAGTGCTGAGAAGTGGAAACAGAGGCAGCAATAGTGACAGGTCAGAGACTATTTCTGAGTTCCCTATTTCTAATCTTAAGTTGAATAGAATTATATCTGCTCGCGGTAAAAATGAGGGGGATGGTCAGTACCTTTCTTCTTTTGAATCAGTGGAGGGAAGTGATAGTGTGAAACAGGTAGATGAGGATGAGGTTAATAGTGGAGTGGCGCGTATGATTTGGAATAGAGAAAAATGTTTGGGGTTGACGGGAGGAGGGTCTGAAAGGTTACAAATTAAAGCTATTAATATGAGGGAGTTAGCTGATAAATGTGTGGTTAATACGGTGGATGCAAAATCAAATCAATTAAAATGATTATTGCGTCGTATAATATTCGTGGGTGTGGATGCAAAGCTAAATTGCATTCTTTGAGAAAATTAGTTGGAGATTCTAAGGCAGATGTGTGTTTTATTCAAGAAACCAAGATTCATGctattgatattttccctttggatTCTTTTTGGAATGATTCTATAGCGGATTGGAGTTCTAAATGGGCAGTGGGTAGATCTGGAGGTATTTTAACATTGTGGAAGAAAAAGTCTTTTGATCTGGTTTCTAGTTTTGTTGGGGAAGGATTTCTTGGAATTCATGTGTTGTGGTCCGGACTCAATCTTTTCTTGGTGAATGTGTATTCTTCTTGTTTTATTGAGAAGAAGAAGGCATTTTGGGGGAGGCTTGTAGAGTTTAAATCAAAATTTCCAGAAGGGTTGTGGTGTGTTGGTGGTGATTTTAATACTGTCCGGGTTAAAGCGGAGAGGAAGGGTATATCGAATAATTTTAATCTAAAAGAGGCGGAGGACTTTGAGGATTTTATTAGTTCGATGGATCTTGTGGATGTTCCATTGATTAATAAGAGGTTTACCTGGTACAATTTGGATGGGAGTGCTTGTAGTAGGTTGGATAGATTTCTCATTTCTGAGAAATTATTTGACTTGTGGGGTGTGGGAGGGATTGTGGTGGGGGATAGGTCTATTTCAGACCATTGTCCTATTTGGTTAAATTGCAATATTGTGGATTGGGGTCCGAAACCTTTTAAGTTTTTTAAAGGGTGGTGTGAGCATGATGATTTCACTCCTTTGGTGAGTGATGTTTGGAAGAATACTATTAGGGGAGGGAAGGCAAGCTAtattttgaaagaaaaattgtTGGCGGTGAAATCAAAATTGAAGAGTTGGAATAAAGAAGTTTTCGGGATGCTTGATTTGAATGTGGATAAAGCGGTGGGTGAGCTCAACTCGTTGGATTTGGTGGTAGCGGATTTAGCGGAGGATGGTTTGGTTGATTCTTTGAGGAGAAATAGAGAGGTGGCTACGAAAGAGGTGTGGGATACTATGCTTTTACGAGATAACTTTTTGCGTCAAAAAGCTAGGTGTAATTGGATTCGTCTTGGGGATACTAATTCCAAATTCTTTCACTCCGTTATGAAAGGGAGATTTAGGAGAAATAATATTGCTTCTTTGATTACTTCAAGAGGTCGGTTGGAAGGTGTGGAGGATATTAAAAGTGAGATCTTTAATCATTTTAAAAGCCGTTTTACGGAACCGATGGAGAATAGGCCGACCTTGGATGGGCTTAATTTTAATGTTCTTAGTGTGGAAGATAGAGATTTGTTGGAAGCTCCATTCCAAGTGGATGAAATTAAAGAGATTGTGTGGTTAAGTGATTGTGATAAGAGTCCGGGTCCGGACGGTTTTCCGCTTGGCTTTTTGAAAAAGTGTTGGAATTTTGTGAAGGATGACGTGGTGAATTTTGTTCAAGAGTTTTATGCGCGTGGTGTTCTTCCTCGATCCGCGACGACATCATTTCTTGCTCTTATTCCTAAAGTTGATTGTCCGATAAGCATTGATGAGTATCGTCCTATTTGTTTAGTGGGTTGCTTATATCGGTTAATATAAAAAATTCTTGCGGCGAGGTTGAGATTGGTGATTGGTAAACTTGTGTCGCCTTTTCAAACGGCTTTCATTGAAGGGAGACAATTATTTGATGGGGTGGTGGTGCTTAATGAGATATTAGATTTTGCGAAAAGGAAGTGTAGGAAATGTATTGTGTTGAAGGTTGATTTTGAGAAAGCCTATGATTGTGTTTCATGGGGTTTTCTTAAATTTATGCTTAGAAAAATGGGTTTTGGTGAGTTATGGATGAAGTGGATGGAAGGTACGGTTTTTTCTAGTTCGGTATCAATTTTAGTTAATGGTAGCCCAACTTTGGAATTTAAAACATCTAGAGGGTTGCGTCAAGGAGACCCTCTttctccttttctttttcttttggtggGAGAAGGTCTTGCGGGTATGATGAGGAAAGCGGTTTCGTTGGGATTGTTCAAAGGTTTTGCGGTTTCGGAGGATATTCATTTTGAGATGCTCCAATTTGCAGATGATACGGTTTTAGTGTGTGATGGATCTAAGGAAAACTTATGGTGTATTAAAATTTTATTGAGGGGTTTTGAATTGGTGTCGGGGTTGTGTATTAATTTGAAGAAAAGTAAGTTGTATGGTGTGCATGTGGAGGATTTTATTTTGGAATCGGCGTCTTCTTTTTTGGCTTGTAATTTGGAAAAGATACCTTTTACTTTTCTCGGTATTCCAATTGGAGGTAATCATAGACGTAGACTTTTTTGGTCTATGATGATTGCAAAGTTGAAGAAGAGCTTGAGTGGTTGGCGAGGGAAACATCTTTCTCTTGGAGGTAAGGTTACTTTACTCAATTCGGTGATAAACAATTTGCCTATCTTTTTACTTTCTTTCTTTAAGGCTCCTAAGTGTGTTTTGGAGGATATTATCAAAATCCAAAGGAATTTCTTATGGGGGGATGGTGGTGGAAGTAGAAAAATGTGTTGGGTTAGTTGGGATAAAATTTGTCTTAGAACGGAGGAAGGAGGTTTAGGTGTTAAGAATGTGGAGTGGTTTAATTTGTCTTTGATGAGTAAATGGGGTTGGCGTTTTCTTAATGATAAGCATGCGATTTGGTTTAAATTACTTCAATTTAGATATGGTAGTGGATTGCAATCTCTTTGTGATGTGGTGTCGAAGCCGGCTCTCTCTAATTATTCCCTTTAGTGGAGAGATATCCGGTTGGTTTGTGGAACTCCTTTTGGCGGTCATGATTGGTTTTGTGATTCAGTTTCTTGTAAATTGGGAAGAGGCAATTCTATTCTTTTTTGGAAGCATTGTTGGTTGGGAAATATTTCTCTTAAGCTTCTTTTTCCTCGTTTATTTGAGGTTTGTTCTTTTCCTAATGCTCTTGTGATTAATTGTGGTTTATGGGAGAATGTGGGTTGGAGTTGGAAGGTGGGTGTTGATTCTACCTTATTAGTAGGTGAATTATTGGAGGATTGGAAGGAGTTAATAGAGATCTTAAAGGATGTTAAACCGTGTATGAATGGGGTTGATAAATTAATTTGGTGGAGAGATGTGGGGGGTTTTTCGGTTAGGAATGCATTTAAACGATTGTA includes:
- the LOC127135851 gene encoding cytokinin dehydrogenase 3 is translated as MAKTHTFFIYSILLHITITKTEQCKILLPQQFDNTISNKFHNDPATIQHASNDYGNMVHEFPVAVFHPSSIQDIITLIKISYNSTVPFSIAARGQGHSTNGQAMAGDGVVVDMASFRKERKEVAISVSEDPMIGYYVDVGGEQVWIDVLYETLLHGVAPVSWTDYLYLTVGGTLSNAGISGQTFRYGPQITNVHELDVITGKGDFVTCSNKKNPELYHAVLGGLGQFGVITRARISLEPAPTMVKWMRLIYSDFSAFTKDQERLISMNGVKLNFLEGMLLMHKGSINNWRSSFFPLSQHSRIASLINKHNILYCLEFAKYYYDDQSEKKVDKEIKVMVQGLGYIPGLHYEKNVSYVEFLNRVRSGELKLKSQGLWDVPHPWLNLFIPKSQILDFNAGVFKDIILKRNITDGIVLVYPMNKSKWDDRMSAITPKEDIFYTVGFLHSGGFDDWKAHDAQNKEILKFCSEVGINVKQYLPNHNIQEDWKNHFGTKWKSFLQRKQMFDPKMILSPGQKIFNKYYQAF